Genomic DNA from Lactococcus garvieae:
GCCTTCTTTAGGTTGAATGATGGTGTCAAGATCTTTCAGTGTTGCACCAAAATCATTCCAATCAGAGTTTGTTGCTGGGGTTTGGCTTGTGATTCGGTTATCTTCTGCTTTTACTTTCGAGTTCTTGGCATCTGAATGAGAAGTATCAGCCATAAATTTAGTGACTTGGTATTCTTTTGTTTGTAGCTGCCCATTGATTTCAAATTCAGCAATGTAGTGTCCTTCAGACAAGTTTTTAAATACATAAAAACCTTTATCATCCGTCTTGATTAAGGAGTTACCTTTACTGTCGACGAATTTTTCGCCTTTAACATTCTGCATAACTAATTGGTCTTTATAATTTGGCTTTTCCAAGCTTGTACGGTAAAGTTTTACGGAGATGTCCTTAACTGGTGCTTCCGCATCATCTTTAAGTCCGTTGTAATTATCGTCATACCAAACATAACCTGACAAAGCGCGCCCATAAATTTTGGTCTCGACATTGTTTGTGGTCTGTTTCTGATTGACAATTGAGTTGACTGTCGCATTATTAATTAAATCTGCACCAATATTATCTGTATGTTTCACTGTTATTTTCAAAGAAAATTTTGTATTTGCAGGAATATTGTCCACATCTGCCAAAATGGCAGATGTTTTTTCTAATACAGAGGCATCTGTTCCGGCATATTTCAACCAGCCTTGAGCTGCCAAATCTTTAGCATCCCTTGGCAAAGTATTGGGGTCTAATTTTGTATTTGTTTCTGCCTTGCTTGGATCTTTATAGTAGATTTGAGCGTCTGGGACAGGTTGACCATTTGTATCCACCAGCTGAGCTGAAAGCACCTGTGCCTTACCTTGAGCATTAAAAATCGTTTGTCGATCGTCCTTATTGAAAGGTAAAACATCTAAAATACGGACTTTATCCATATTTGATGTTCGACTGGTATTTTCTGCATTAATCGTATAAGTAAGCGGTTGTAGACGACTTTTTGTTGCATCTACAGGATCAACAGTTCCATTTTCAGTCAGATTTTTGTCAACTGTTTTGGAAACCTTCAAAGCATTTTCTGTATTTTTGTCTACAGTGGTCACGACATCGTTACTTGTATCATCAAAAGTCGTATCGTCATAGTAATGACCCGATTGCTCCGTATTATTGACAATATGAACCTTACCTTTTGCATCGCGTTCAACTTTACTTTCATCAGTGACACGTGCACCAATCTCAAAGCGTACTTTGTGGATTTTTTCATACATCTGAGGATCTTTAAGTAACTCTGGTTTCGCTTTTATGGTCAATACACCCTTGTCACTACTGTAATCAAAACTTGCTGTCAGATTTTCTCCTTTACTAATACCATCCCAAGCATATGCTTTGATGGTAGATAGAGCATCAAAAGTAATCCCTGTAGGTGTCCTATCCGTGAGTTTCCAGTCTTTAAGGGCTTTCGTTTCATCATAAGTAGGAAGTTCTAAAAACTCTCCTTCTAAAGTATAAAGATATTTTTCATGAATATCTGTTAAAGTATCCGCATCTACGAGTGTCTCATCAGAATCACTGACATATTTAACTGGTGGATTTAAGGGTTTGGGCTTAGAAAAAGCCTCAATAGAAGGAACCGCAAAATAATCTGTAGTTGTTTCAGGTGTTTTTTGGTTGAGCAAATAGGTTGCATCATTTGCAGGATAAAATTTGCCATCTCGATATTCTTCTTTTAATTCAATATTATATGTCAGTCGGATACCATCTTTTTCTGTCTCCGTTCCTCCAAAGTTTAATGAATTTAAAGTGACTTGATTATTTTCTGGTACGACTTGTACGTCGGAAGCATAGGAGGGAAAGTTTCCACTCCCTTCTTTGATTTCTGTTAAGACACTATTTTCTACTTTCAAAGCAGAAAGTTCGGGATGGCCTTTATATGTTACGTATTGACTCATTGGGTCAGTAACGATACCATTTTGTATTGAATTAGAAAGTCTGTGTTTTAACTGGTTTAGTGCATCGATTAAGTCATCTTCATTAGCGGCCGAGTAATGTCCATTCTTCCCCATAGCTTCTAGTACACTAAAGGCATCACGGTCTGTACCAAAACCAATCGAGTATTTTGTGATACCTGCAAACCTATTGTTTTGCTTTTCAATGTAATTAATCGTTGGGGGGATACATTCATCCGTATTCCAAGACGTAGTCTTCCCATCACCTCTGAAATAATTGGTCCAGCCATTGGATAAAGTATATTCATCTTTATCTCTTGCTGCTTGAATGTTTATTCCATTTGAGTCCAATCCATTATTATAATTTTGAGTATTTGGATAGAAAGTTGGTAAACCATCGGTTAATATGATCAGTACTTTTGCTGCATCACTTCGGGCACCATATTTGGGATCATTTAACATTTTATATCCAGCATCCACACCCATAAAAGTAGGTGTAGCAGAATTTCTCCGAGGATTATCTTTAATGATGCTCTGACTCATAAGTTGTGTGGAGTTATCTGTAAAAGCACTTCCTGTTGAGAATTTACTGATTTCAGCAAAAACACTCGCATCTTCTTCAGATCCAAATGCGCCCAAGCCCAGTCTTATCGCTCCATTGTTAGAAGAGAGTAATTGACTAGAAAAACCTTGAACAGCATCATGCAATTGTTCCCACTTCGATGTTCCCCAATCTATCCCTTCATTCATTGAAGAGGATTTATCCAAAACTAAAGCAATGTCGACAGGTTGGGTTTCTTTCAAAACTTTACCGATAACATCCAACTGAATTTTAAAGTTGTTTGGGTCGTCTGTTGGTATTACTATTTTCTTAATATAAGCGTCATTATAAGAATGATACCCATTGTCAAAGTTCATACTTCCAGTACCTAAAACATTTTCAGTCGCTGTAACTTCAGTGCTTTCTTTACTAAAATCAAAGTTTTGGATATTGTCTGAGCTTTGGCTGCTTGCATAATTTTGAGTATGATTCGTTGGATAGATTCCCGAGGCATTATTCACATAAGAGAACGGATCATTAGGGCTTATCTGTATTCTTGGTGTTGTTACCTGTGGGAAAAAATTTGTCTCTTTTACGGGAGTAACTGCAGCAGAATCGTCAATCGTTTCCGCAAAAATAGGAACAAAGCTATTCAAAACTAAGACAAAAGCAGCCAGTCCCATTATAAATTTTTTCATACGTTTTCTTGTAAGATTCATTCTTCATCCTTTTCCATCATTCAAAAAATAATAATATTTTTAGTATGAACTAAAAGCTATATATTTCTTGGTGATTAGTAAGCAATCAGACGGCTAGAGCTGTCTCTATCCGCCTATTACCTGAATCTAATTATGCTTGACGACGTTTTTTGTCAATTACAACCGCGGCTGTTCCCAGTGCAATAGCACCAATCGCAATACTTACCATCAATGTTGTACCTTTGGCACCTGTAAATGGAAGATCGGATTGTTTTTTGTTTTCAACCGTTGCTTCCCAACTTGTGTCTGATGCTGTGTTTAAGTTGACAGTCACTTTGATTGGATCTTTCACCAATTCGTAACCTGATGGTGCTTTTGTTTCTACTACCCAATAATCACGTTGGATATCTGCATCTGCAAAGGTTGGTTCTGTCCCATCCATATCTTGCTTACCATTACCGTTAACATCTTCGTACCATGTCAATGGCAAACCATCAAAGTTGGCATGTCCTTGAGCATCTGAAGTTGTTGTTAAGAAATGTACACCCTCAGGCAAATCAGTTCCTTCGGCATAAGACTTGTCATCTGAAGCAAGATATTTTCCTGCACGGGCATTCTCTTCGGATGTTGCAATATAGAATTCTGCACCAGATAAGTTATCACCATTTTCATCTACTTTATGAAGATCAAACCCACCATCATAGTATTTCGGTATATCTGGGTTAGTATCATGATCTGGTTTGAGACCTGGAGATTTATCATCTACAGAAAAGGTATTTTTAATCTCTCCATCCCATCCTTCATTAACTTGTGCTTTATAAACTACGCGCATTTGTGTTGCGCCTGTCATCTTCCCTACTTTTTCCATTCCACTTTGGGTCAATTGAACTGTATTTTTCCCTGCAGGTTTCATTTCATTTGCGCCATCTAGAAATGTATAATCTTTACCTTGCTCAAGTGATACCCAGTTATTATCTTTATCTTTCACTTGCATATCCACAGAAAGAAGATCTTGATTTGGATTCAAGTTATCACTAACCTTCAGCTAATCCATATAAACCTTATCACCTTTATGAACATGACCACCTGTTGAACCAGGTCCAGTATAGTCTGTATTTGGATCTAACCCTTCGATAAAGCTATCTTCTGTTGCGGTATAAAAGATATCAGAAGGGTTGATATCAAAAGCAGCATCCCATTCATAAACTTGACCAGCTACGAGCGATTCACCATTTGTTCCATCAATTGTTTTAACGGGATTAAGTGGTGTATCTTCTTCATTTTTAGGATAAACATTCACATCATAAATCAAACCAGATTGTGTTTGACGGTTCGTCATTGGCACATAAATGAAAGCTGGTATGGCTTTATATTTAATTGTTGTAGCGGCTCCTGTGGTGTTATTGATTACTCCAGTTGAATCCTCTTCGACCAGCATATAGATACCATCGTTTGCTTTTCCTTTACCTAAGTCAAAAGTCAATTGACCATTCGCATCTGTAGTAGCTTCCATTGGGGTAAAGTCTGTATCAATTTTGTAATCTGTTCCTTCAACTGCTGTTGTAGCATCAACTAAAGGTTGTCCCCCGTCCAAAGCTTTTACACGCACAAGCTTAAACTTAACATTTTTCAAAGTTGCTAAGTTATCTGGATTGTCCCATTTTGTACCATCCCCAGGAGCACCCAGCTGTCCTTCATTTTGGATAGCATACTTTGTCAAAGTGATTGAACGGTTAGAAGTATTATCAGAAATAGCTTGTGAATCCGCATGAGCAACTGTGACGTTGTCTAAAAATGCAGGAGCTGATAAACTGATTGCGCTTGTTCCAGCAAGTGTGGTTAAAGCTAAACCAACGATGAGTTTGTGCTTGTAAGATTTTTTCATTTTTACCTCTTTTTTGTATAAGTTCTCAAGTTGATTAAATTGACAAAGTCTTTAATCTAACTTAATCGGTTGTATTATACCGTCTATTTTTGTAAAACTCAATGCCAAAACGGCTTTGTTTAGCTTTCTAAACAAAGCGATATCTCAAAAATACTTGTTATATTTAAAAGTACGGCAAAAGCTGAAGATTGAGAAAAAGATTATTTGAAAATTCAGACAAATAGAATATAAAAAATACAGTGAAGAAAACATCACTGTAGAATTGCTTATAAATAACTTTGTGTTTTTCCATGAATCATTTTCTTGTAATAATACTCCATTATATTTTTTAAATCAACTGCTTCAACATCTAACATTATACGTAAGGAGCGTCTGACTATCTTATTTCCCATCTGATTGTCTTCAAATTTGTAAATCCAGCAGCCTCGTAGGAACATCCCCATCACTTTCTCGGTTATATCAAAAGTTGGAGGTAACGTTTTTAAATATTTTATTAAATCTTCTGACTTCTTTTGATCTCCTTGGTGGACTAATAATAATATACTTTTTATAAT
This window encodes:
- a CDS encoding SpaA isopeptide-forming pilin-related protein, yielding MKKFIMGLAAFVLVLNSFVPIFAETIDDSAAVTPVKETNFFPQVTTPRIQISPNDPFSYVNNASGIYPTNHTQNYASSQSSDNIQNFDFSKESTEVTATENVLGTGSMNFDNGYHSYNDAYIKKIVIPTDDPNNFKIQLDVIGKVLKETQPVDIALVLDKSSSMNEGIDWGTSKWEQLHDAVQGFSSQLLSSNNGAIRLGLGAFGSEEDASVFAEISKFSTGSAFTDNSTQLMSQSIIKDNPRRNSATPTFMGVDAGYKMLNDPKYGARSDAAKVLIILTDGLPTFYPNTQNYNNGLDSNGINIQAARDKDEYTLSNGWTNYFRGDGKTTSWNTDECIPPTINYIEKQNNRFAGITKYSIGFGTDRDAFSVLEAMGKNGHYSAANEDDLIDALNQLKHRLSNSIQNGIVTDPMSQYVTYKGHPELSALKVENSVLTEIKEGSGNFPSYASDVQVVPENNQVTLNSLNFGGTETEKDGIRLTYNIELKEEYRDGKFYPANDATYLLNQKTPETTTDYFAVPSIEAFSKPKPLNPPVKYVSDSDETLVDADTLTDIHEKYLYTLEGEFLELPTYDETKALKDWKLTDRTPTGITFDALSTIKAYAWDGISKGENLTASFDYSSDKGVLTIKAKPELLKDPQMYEKIHKVRFEIGARVTDESKVERDAKGKVHIVNNTEQSGHYYDDTTFDDTSNDVVTTVDKNTENALKVSKTVDKNLTENGTVDPVDATKSRLQPLTYTINAENTSRTSNMDKVRILDVLPFNKDDRQTIFNAQGKAQVLSAQLVDTNGQPVPDAQIYYKDPSKAETNTKLDPNTLPRDAKDLAAQGWLKYAGTDASVLEKTSAILADVDNIPANTKFSLKITVKHTDNIGADLINNATVNSIVNQKQTTNNVETKIYGRALSGYVWYDDNYNGLKDDAEAPVKDISVKLYRTSLEKPNYKDQLVMQNVKGEKFVDSKGNSLIKTDDKGFYVFKNLSEGHYIAEFEINGQLQTKEYQVTKFMADTSHSDAKNSKVKAEDNRITSQTPATNSDWNDFGATLKDLDTIIQPKEGLQELPYNNLGLNRSAHLDIFKKNLFGQGLAGAKFAIYRGSLKEIPAEGEQDSNFIGTYETDNTGHLNVKQNLFAGYDANHNPLSQEYTVFEIKAPDGYELLKTPVKFTVDEGNQTINLKIKDDAESILPYTGSKAGMALLIALSLVVLGLLGVGYRHVKNNKEAA
- a CDS encoding SpaH/EbpB family LPXTG-anchored major pilin, which produces MNPNQDLLSVDMQVKDKDNNWVSLEQGKDYTFLDGANEMKPAGKNTVQLTQSGMEKVGKMTGATQMRVVYKAQVNEGWDGEIKNTFSVDDKSPGLKPDHDTNPDIPKYYDGGFDLHKVDENGDNLSGAEFYIATSEENARAGKYLASDDKSYAEGTDLPEGVHFLTTTSDAQGHANFDGLPLTWYEDVNGNGKQDMDGTEPTFADADIQRDYWVVETKAPSGYELVKDPIKVTVNLNTASDTSWEATVENKKQSDLPFTGAKGTTLMVSIAIGAIALGTAAVVIDKKRRQA
- a CDS encoding pilin N-terminal domain-containing protein, with translation MKKSYKHKLIVGLALTTLAGTSAISLSAPAFLDNVTVAHADSQAISDNTSNRSITLTKYAIQNEGQLGAPGDGTKWDNPDNLATLKNVKFKLVRVKALDGGQPLVDATTAVEGTDYKIDTDFTPMEATTDANGQLTFDLGKGKANDGIYMLVEEDSTGVINNTTGAATTIKYKAIPAFIYVPMTNRQTQSGLIYDVNVYPKNEEDTPLNPVKTIDGTNGESLVAGQVYEWDAAFDINPSDIFYTATEDSFIEGLDPNTDYTGPGSTGGHVHKGDKVYMD